The bacterium sequence CGATGATAGCCAGCATCGTAAGTAGTTTCCTTCTCATCCGCCTTCTCTCGATACAAGATTCTGGATTAGAGAGATGTTTCCGCTTCGAATCGGGCAAGTCTTGTCTGTGGCAACGCACTGTGCCAGCGTCAAGCGGCATCCGCACGTGCAGAACTCCGAATTAATCTTTTTCAATATTTTTTCTGTCTTTTCACCGGGCAGTTTCGAAAAATCGATTTCCTTAAGATCCGCAACCGCGTAGAAAGGAGTGCTCGGATTCCGGTTGCCTGCAGGTATCTGATATATTCCGTACAGGACCAACAGCAATCCTGCAACCACTGCCGATACTTTCCAGATCTTTTTGAAGCGCTGCTTTGCCGCCTGCTGTGTCTTCCTGCGCAATTCACAGCAGTGTTTGTATTTCTTTCCTGAGCCACAAGGACACGGCCTGTTCCGTGATACGCTTACCTGATCTGTCATTCGGTAGTCTTCTCCGAAAGTAAAGTAGTCATCCGCAAAAGAAATTCATCCGGAGGAAGGAAGCCTGTAATTCGGACTGTTTCGCGCCCGTTCGGTCCAAGAAACAATATGGTAGGAACACCCATGATGTTGAATTGTTGCTGCAGCGCCTGGGCATCCGGCGAATCGTACTGGGTAAAATCCACCTTCAGCTTGACATAACCTTCAGACGCAGCAATTACCTGCGGATCCGTGAAAGTTCGATGGTCCAGCTCGAGACAAGGAATGCACCAGTCGGCATAAAAGTCCATCATTACCGGCTGATTCTGCAAAAGCGCCTGCTGCAGCTTATCCAAAGAGTAAGGTTGCCAATGGATCTCCGGTTTTCGCAGCCACAAGACAGATAGGGCAGCAAGAATGACTGCGGTTCCACCAATCGCCCACTGAATCCTTTGAAAAGTCTTTCGGCCTTTTCCGGACTTTTCCAGAAAACCGAGGTAAATCCCGCCAACGAGAAGTGCGAGCGGAAGGACATAGATAGAAAACTTCGGCAATAAAGCAAGGCCCAGGTAGAACAGACCTACGCCCAGGAGCAAGACTCCAAACACTTTTTTCACCCAAACCATCCATACTCCGGATTTCGGCAGCCGCTTTAAAAGTCCAGAAAAAGTTCCCAGCAGTAAATAAGGAGCACCGAGCCCCAGTGATAGAATGAAGAACGCCCAGAATCCGAAAGCCACGTTTCCCTTAGCCCCGACATACGCAAGCAGCGCAATGATCGGCGGACCTATGCAGGGGGCTGCAAATATGCCCACTGCCAGGCCGGAAAAGTAAATACCAACGGCTGCTGTGCCACGAGAAGTTGACGCGTGGCCCAATCGATCAACAAGAAAGGATGGCATTCGCAATTCATACAGACCGAACATGCTTAGAGCGAGCGCAAACAACAAAACGGCAATCCCGGTCAACA is a genomic window containing:
- a CDS encoding SEC-C domain-containing protein, whose translation is MTDQVSVSRNRPCPCGSGKKYKHCCELRRKTQQAAKQRFKKIWKVSAVVAGLLLVLYGIYQIPAGNRNPSTPFYAVADLKEIDFSKLPGEKTEKILKKINSEFCTCGCRLTLAQCVATDKTCPIRSGNISLIQNLVSREGG
- a CDS encoding thioredoxin family protein, with the protein product MEFRIWYLEIILKKITLSSLLLLLIASFITAQDVPTSASKVKVSTTVSKDKVSPGDKFDAKVVLEIQQDWHVNAHVPTFEYLLGTDLKLMPKEGIEIADTRYPEAKKLKFAFSPDILDVYSDRVEIVTALKILENAPSGKQSMAGKLRIQACNDQVCLAPSTVDVQIPVEVTRSNASTDVSTTAASDPTNNVVYFSSLDNEVSSLFDTKGTLLGFLGIFLIGLALNLTPCVYPMLSVTVSLFGGQTDTHMHRVFLKASIYVLGIATMYSVLGVVAALSGGLFGSLLQSPWVLTGIAVLLFALALSMFGLYELRMPSFLVDRLGHASTSRGTAAVGIYFSGLAVGIFAAPCIGPPIIALLAYVGAKGNVAFGFWAFFILSLGLGAPYLLLGTFSGLLKRLPKSGVWMVWVKKVFGVLLLGVGLFYLGLALLPKFSIYVLPLALLVGGIYLGFLEKSGKGRKTFQRIQWAIGGTAVILAALSVLWLRKPEIHWQPYSLDKLQQALLQNQPVMMDFYADWCIPCLELDHRTFTDPQVIAASEGYVKLKVDFTQYDSPDAQALQQQFNIMGVPTILFLGPNGRETVRITGFLPPDEFLLRMTTLLSEKTTE